Proteins co-encoded in one Epinephelus moara isolate mb chromosome 11, YSFRI_EMoa_1.0, whole genome shotgun sequence genomic window:
- the LOC126397635 gene encoding cystatin-A-like has translation MATDMGGWSETMDATEETQKICYQVKGQVEKQTGESYREFKAVKYRNLHLMGGTHYLIKVHVGADYDHLTVVQGAGTQFPTPPSLRGVKQHKTKDDPLEPFTN, from the exons ATGGCTACGGATATGGGAGGATGGAGTGAGACAATGGACGCCACTGAGGAAACTCAGAAGATCTGTTATCAG gtgAAGGGTCAAGTGGAGAAACAGACAGGCGAGAGCTATAGGGAATTCAAAGCAGTTAAATACAGGAATCTGCATCTGATGGGAGGAACCCACTACCTCATCAAG GTTCATGTTGGAGCAGACTACGATCATCTGACGGTTGTCCAAGGAGCTGGGACGCAGTTCCCAACTCCTCCATCACTGCGTGGTGTCAAGCAGCACAAAACTAAAGACGATCCCCTCGAACCTTTTACCAACTGA